The following is a genomic window from Thermomicrobiales bacterium.
GCCGCTGCTCGCGATGCGCTGACTCAGGGCGACGACGCCCGAGCGGCGGCAATCTGCGACGCACTGCTGGATCGCTATCCGTCGTATGCCTCCGCCTGGCTCGTTCGTGCCGACATCGCGTTGCACCGTGACGATGCCAATGCTGCGGAAGCTGGCTATGCCGCTGCGCTGGCCGGACGACCGGACTGCTCGGCTGTCTGGTTCGGCCTCGGCCGAGTCGCCGAGTTGCGTGGCCGGCTCGATGACGCTCTTGCATTCTGTCAAGTCGCCTGGGAGCTTGCGCCGCAGCATCGCAACCTCCGGGCGCACCTCACCCGCCTGTCCTCCGAGCGCACCGGCGTGGATGGCGTGCTGCAGCTATCCAGCCCGGCGCTGGCGACGCTCCACGCGCAGGCCGGTCGGCACGAGCGAGCGGCACGCGAATTTCAGGCAGCGCTCGCTCGCCTCCCCGATCGTGTCGATCTGCGCCTGGGCTTGCTCGCCTCGCTCTGGCATCTGGGGCTCGATGACGATGCCGCCTCGGTGGCCGATGCGGTTCTGCAGTCGCACCCGCTCGCCGCGCCCGCTTTGCTGATTCAGGCAGACATCGACCAGCGTAGCGGCCCCGGCATCCTCGTCGATCGGCTGGTGCGTCGCCTGCGTGCGGTTGATCCGGCCGGCGATCTCGTCCAGTCCACTCAGGATGCACACCCGCAGATCGACCTGAGCTGGCTTGCGCCGGCTTGAGGCCGGGACGCGAAGGCCGTGTGATAGGCTTTTTCGCTGGTCGCGACTGGGCGATTGTCCGCCCACGCGACTGTTCAGAGGCGGTCATGACAAGGGATGCAGGGAGAAGACGGGTGGCATTAGAACGGACGCTGATCATTCTCAAGCCCGACGCTGTCCAGCGTGGTTTGATCGGTGAGATCCTGGGTCGAATCGAGCGTCGGGGCCTGAAGTTTGTCGGGCTCAAGCTGATGCAGATCGATGCCGAGCTGGCCGAGCGCCACTACGGCGTCCACAAGGGCAAGCCGTTCTACGAGGGGCTGATCGAGTACATCACCTCCGGGCCGGTCATTGTCGGTGTCGTCGAAGGTCCGTCGGCGATTGATGCCGTGTCCAACCTCGTTGGCGCGACCAACCCGGTCGCCGCTGCGCCCGGCACGATCCGCGCCGATTTCGCGGTCACCATCGGTCGCAACCTGATCCACCGCTCCGACGCCGCCGACACGGCTGCCCACGAGGTCAGCATCTTCTTCAGCGAGGATGAGATCAACGCCTGGGACCGCGACGTCGATCGCTGGATCATCGAGGACTAGCGTCAGGCTGAGTGGGTTGTCAACGCCAAACTGGCAGGCGCGGCAACATCCCCTTTCTTCTGTCATTTCACGCCTGGGAGCCAACGCCCAAGGGGCACCCGGGCAGCCGAGAAATCACCCCTGCGTTGGACTGAGTCAGACGGGCGGGAGATCTCTCACTGCGGTTCAAGATGACAGGATAAGGGGTTGGTTGCCATTTCAGCGGGCCGTCATTGCCGGCAATGTCGAGCAGTTCGGTCCGGCAGCCAATCCCGCCCTCTGTCATTTCACGCCCAGAGGGCACCCGCGCAGCCGAGAAATCTCTCCAACGTTGGACTGAGTCAAACGGGCGGGAGATCTCTCACTGCGGTTCGAGATGACAGGAATCGGGGTTTGCTGCCGGCCGGACAATCTGACATTGACAGCGCACTGAGTACAGGCAATGCAACGCCCCACTGGTCATGATCGGTGGGGCGTTCGCTGTACGGCCAGATTGGCCCGCCGCTATGAATCGACGCGGTAGATGCGCGTCTGCTGGCGGTTCCAGCGATTCTGCAGGCGCGACATTGATCGGCGGGCGTCGCGGAAGTTGTAGTCGTCTCCGATGTCTTCGCGCAGGATCTCCGGGCGCCCGGCGAACTTCTCGGTGTTGGCCATCGAGAGCGCGTCGACGCGCAACTGCATCCAGTGCGTCTCGGTAAACAGGTCGGTGCCATCGGTCATGAAATACAGGCCGAAGTTTGGTGACAGCGTGATGCCGAAGACTCCGGAGCGCTCAACGTTGTCGACGATGAGCGGGTAGCCGGCCGTGGATCGACCGCGATACTCGTCCGACGCGGCCACCAGCAACGGCAAGACCTGTGAACGGAGCTCGTTCAGCCGGGTAATCGGATCGACGGTCGGCTCAGAAGCGGTCACGACGGCTGTCTCCGTCTGCTCGCTACCGGTGTCCTGATTGGTTGTTTCGCTCGCAGACATGTCCCCACCCCTGTTCCGGGCGTTCCGTACATTCGCCCACGTATCCGCTAGTATGGCAACTTGCTGGCGAACCTGTCCAGCCAACCGTGCAACGATCATGCCTTTGCCGTCTGTGCGGCCGATCTGTTCGGCCCGACAATCCGCACGCCGAGCAGGCGGAAGAACCAGTCGACGGAGAATCCAACCAGCATCGAGAAGATGATCGTGCCGATGCCGAAGTCGCCGCCAAGGATGATGCCAAACACGACCGCTGTCACTTCGATCATCCAGCGGGCGATCCCCAGACGCAAGCCGGTGCGGCGATGGACGACCAGCATGAACGAGTCGCGCGGACCGGCACCGAAGCCGGCCTTGATATATAGCGCCGACCCCAGCCCGATGACGATGACCGACGCCAGCAGCATCGCGATGCGCACCGGATAGCTCTCGGCTTCAGGAATGACACCGCTCCACAGGATGAGATCGAGGAACGAGCCGATCAGGATCATGTTCGCCAGCGTGCCGAACCCCGGCCGGATACCGCCTGCCCACGAGACGAGCAGCATGACGAGGCCGACGATCTGGGTAACGATGCCGATCGAGAGCGGCGTCTGGCGCGAAATGCCGTCGTGCAGCACGGTCCACGAGCTTGCGCCGAGGTTGCACTGTAGCGATAGCGCCATCGAGACGGCGAAGATGAACAGCCCGGCCAGGAGCATCAGCAGGCGCACGGGAAATGACGAGCGGTTGTCGATGGCCACGCCTTATAGCCCCTTGCGTCGGACGAGGGCATCGGGAGGTGCCTGCCCGGCCCCTGCCAGCTCGCGCTCGGGTTCGATGTACGGCGTGCGGTCAGGCTCGCTGAGCTCCGGGGCGTCGGGAGATTTCGGCCCGAGGCGGCTCGTCAGCCAGCGGCCCTGCCGGTAGCGCCAGATATTCATCATCATCAGGATGAAGTTGTCGGTTGCCATCGCCAGATAGACGCCACCCAACCCCAGCCCCAGCGTGATTGCGAAGGCATAAGCCAGCGGGATACGGAAGATCCACATCGATACACCGGTCGAGATCATCGGGAAGCGCGTGTCACCTGCGCCACGCAGTGCGCCAGCGAGGACAAAGCCGATCGCCTGAATTGGCTGGGCGAAAGCGATCACCCGCAACGCGGCAACGCCGGCGTCGATGATCGTCTGACGATCATCGCCGGTGGCTGATAGCTCCATGATCGGCGTGGCGAAGAGAAAGAACGCCGCGCCCATGACCGACATCCAGACGACGCAGGCGCGCGTCGCGGTGAGGGCTGCGGCCTTGGCTCGCTCGGGATTTTTCGCGCCCAGCGATTGCCCGACCAGCGCCGTGGCAGCCATCGAGAAGCCGAAGCCCGGGAACATCGACAGGAAGACGGCATTCTGGGCGATCTGGTGTCCGGCGGCGACGGCTGTGCCGAGCATGAAGACGATGACGACGAACAGAATCTGCCCACCCGAGCGCAGCAGCGATTCCCCCATCGAGGGGATGCTGATGTCTGCCAGACGCTTCAGATAATAAAGATCCGGCAGCCAGCCGTCGCGACCGGCGATCGAGATGCCCTGCATGCCGCGCAGCAGCAACCAGCCCATGATCGCCGCGCCGGCCATGCGCGAGACGACCTGTCCGATCGCCGCGCCATCCAGCCCCAATCCGGGGATCGGCCCGAATCCGAAGATCAGCGGCAGGGCAACGACGACATTCAGCACGTTGATGCCGGCGGTGACCAGCATTGGTGTGCGGGTGTCGCCGACGCCGCGCAACGCGCCGCCGAGGATGAACATCATCGCCATGAAGACGTAACCGATTGAGGAGATGCGCTGGAATCGCGCCCCGGCGTCGATGACGTTCGTCTCTGCGCCGAGCATTGCCAGCATCGGATGCGCCAGCGCGAAGACGATGATCGCGACGACGATCGACAGGACGAGCCCGGCTGCCGTCGATTGCTTGGCTGCGATGTTGATCCGGTGGTGCTCGCCAGCGCCGAACGCGTGCGCGACGATGACGGTCGTGCCCATCGACAGCGCGAAGAATGCCGAGATGAACAGCATCTGTAGCTGCTGTGATGCGCCAACCGCCGCGACCTCGGCCGATCCGATCCGACTCACCATCAGGATCGTGATCATGCCCAGCACGCTCTGGAGCAGGTTCTCAAGGATCGACGGCCAGGCGATGCGAATGACATCGCGCCGGATCTGTCGTTGGTCGAGACCGTCGTCTTCGTGTGTTATGTCATGTGAGCCATTCGCGCTGGCCATCGAGAAGCGACGTCGAATCGACACGAGGGAAAATCTCCGCTAGATATACGACGCGCGCCCCTGTCTGGGGGCGCGTGAATGACGAAGCCGAATAACCGAGTCAGGCTACCAGCCTGCTCTCGTTTGGTCAAACACGCAGAATCGTCGAACAATTCCGCGTCAGGTCCTTGCGCAGCATCCGGTTGTGCAAACTGGAGCCGAACACAAACCCGAAACGTGTACCTGTCCAAAAGGTCAGCATCCAGCCGTCCCGGAGGACGGTTGCCAGATCCCCAATCGGCCATGAAACCGCATGCGTGCGCCAGGTAGGATTAACGCTGGCTTTTTGCCAGGCGGGCATGTGTGCCAGTATGTCAACTGGCTCAGTGCGTGTCCGTTGTGTCAGCAGCCCGTTCTGCATCTGGCAGCAGTCACCGAAGGGAAAGATAGCGTATGTCGACGTCGACAGACACCATGGTCTCCGAGAATCCTGCCACTGCCGCCACGGATCAACCGATCATCAAGGCGACCGGGGTTATCAAGACATATCATACCGGTAAGGTCAGCGTCCCGGCGCTGCGTGGTCTCGACATCCAGGTTAATCGTGGCGAGATGGTCGCGATCATGGGCGCTTCCGGCTGCGGTAAGACAACGCTGCTCAACTGCCTGTCTGGTCTGGATACGATTGATGAGGGCGAGATCCTCATCGCCGGCCAGGACCTCGCTCACCTGCCGGACGACGACCGCACCGAGTTCCGCGCCCGCAATATGGGCTTTGTCTTCCAGTTCTATAACCTGCTGCCGGTCCTTTCGGCGGCGGAGAATGTCGAGCTGCCGCTGCTTGTGTCCGGCGTCAAGCCGAAGCAGGCGCGCGAGCGCGCGCTGAAGATCCTCGACCGCGTTGGACTCGGCGAGTGGGCAAACCACAAGCCGGCCGAGCTCTCCGGCGGTCAGCGGCAGCGCGTCACGATCGCACGCGCCCTGGTCAACGAGCCGGCCATCGTCTGGGCCGACGAGCCGACTGGTGACCTCGATAGCGAAACGGCCGATGACGTGATGGATCTGATGATCGAGCTGAACAAGACGCAGCAGCAGACATTCGTCATCGTCACCCACGACCCGCGCATCGGCGCAATGACGAACCGCATCGTCCGGATGAGTGACGGACGCGTCATTTCCGATGGCCTTCCTGCCGATCACTAGCCAACAACGTCACGCGTTCGCGTCGGATGTAAGGACAGCGCAGTCCAGCGTGCCTGAGGGGGACCTTCGTGGATAGTATTTTCGGGCTGTCGATGACGACAATCATGATCGTGGTCCTCGCGATCATGGGGTTATGTCTATTGACAACCGTCGTCATCGCACTGAAGAATCCAGTCATCTTCCGGATGGCGATTCGGAATATTCCGCGCCGCAAAGCCCAGACCGTCCTGATCATGGTCGGTCTGATGCTGGCGACACTGATCATCGCCGCCTCACTGACCACCGGTGATTCGATCGACCACTCCATCACCAGCTCGACCTATAAGGGCCTCGGTCAGGTCGATGAGACGGTCGCGTTCGTCGGCAACTCCGGCGGCGAAGGCACGATCGCCGTCAACAACCTGCCGATCGATGCCTCCATTGCCGATCAGCTTGAGGCTGCGCTGGCCGACAATCCTGATATTGAAGCGGTCATGCCGGTGCTGACCGAATCTGTGCCGATTCTCAACGTCGATAAGCGCCTCTCGGAGCCGTCCGTAGTCATGACCGGCGTCGATCCGGCCCGCGTCGAAAGCTTCGGTGGCCTTGAGACGCCGAACGGTGACGCGATCGACTTCGCTGCGCTCACGGCGCAGACCGAGCCGCTCCCCGCTGATGCCGCCGCGTTGCTCGAGCAGTTCGCCGCAGAGGTACCGGGCGGTCTCTCGATCGACCCGGCATCGCTCGTGGTCCACCCCGTCGTCATTTCGCAGGATCTGGCGAAGGAAATCGAAGCGTCCGAGGGCGACCTGCTCGTCTTCTTCTACAACAATCAGCCGCAGCCGGTGCGCGTTGCCGCAATCGGTCGCGGTTCGCTGATGACCGGTTTCTCCGCCAGTGCGCAGGATTCTCGAATTCTTGGCTTCACCATGCCGCTTGCTGACGTGCAGCAGATCATCGGCCTGGAGGGCAAGGCCCGCTTCATCGCCATCTCGAACCGCGGCGGTATCGAGGACGGTGCAAACCTGACCGATAGCGTCATGCCGGCGATCAAGGACGCCGTCGCCGGGCTGGAGAACGGCGATCAGCTCGGCGTGAACCCAATCAAGCAGGATGCGATCAAGGGTGCCGAGACGTTCGGCAACATCTTCATGAGCCTGTTTATCGTGCTGGGCCTGTTCTCGGTTGCTGCCGGTATCCTGCTCATCTTTCTGATCTTCATGATGCTGGCTGCAGAGCGCCGTTCGGAGATGGGCATGGCCCGCGCGGTCGGCATGAAGCGCGGCCATCTCGTGCAGGGCTTCATCGCCGAAGGGACGGCCTATGATCTCGGCGCGGCGCTGCTTGGTGCGGCGGCTGGCGTTGGCGTCGCCTTCGCGATCGCGATCATCATGAGCCGGATGGTCGGCGACTTCTTCTCGATCAGCCCGCACGCCACCTGGCGCTCGCTGGTTGTCGCCTACGCGCTGGGTGTGTCGGTCACCTTCCTGACGATCATCTTCGCGTCGGTGCGCTCCAGCCGCCTGAATATCGTGGCCGCAATCCGCGACCTGCCCGAGGAAGTCAACTTCAGCCGCGGCAAGCGCCCGGCCTGGACGTGGTGGTCGAAGCTGCCGCGCATTGGCCCGTCGATCGGCATCTCGCTGATCAGCATCCTCTGGTTCCCGCTGGAGGTGATCTGGAATATCCTGCTGATTCCGGTGAAGCTCATCGTCTGGCTGCTGCGCATCCTCGCCCACAATGTCGGCTGGGGCCCATTCCTGACCGTCGTCGGTGCGCTGCTGATGCTCAGCGGTGTGGCCGAGAAGAGCATCTTCCAGTTCTCGACTGGCCTGACATTCGTGGCGCTGGGTCTGTCCCTCTTCCTCAGCCGCTACCTGCCGAAGCGCCCGGTCTACACGTTCTTCGCGGCGCTCATGCTGATCTTCTGGCTGCTGCCGCAGAATTGGTCAAATGCCATTCTTCCTGATCTGGGAAACGGCGGCTTTGAGATGTTCTTTGTCTCCGGCCTGTCGATGGTGACGTTCTCGACGCTCATCATTATGTGGAATGCCGACATGGCCGTTGGCATCATCTCGATGTTTGGCCGGACATTCTCGCGCTGGCTGCCGGCTGTCAAGACCGCCATCGCCTACCCGCTCTCCTCGAAGGGCCGTACCGGCCTGACGATCGCGATGTTCTCGATGGTGATCTTCTCGCTGGTGACGCTGACGACGATCAACGCCAACTTCGTCGAGCTGTTCTCGACCGATCAGGCCGACGCGGGTTGGGACATCTCAGTCACGACCAACCCGGCCAATCCGATCAGTGACCTGAAGGGTGCGCTGGCCGGCAGCGATGTCAATGTCGACGACTTCCAGGCGGTCGGACGCGTGGATAGCATCGCCTTGGAGAATAGCGAGATTCGCAACGTCGGCAGCGAGGACTGGAAGCGCGCGGTCGTGAGCGGAATGGACGCAGCATACATGGATGCTGCTGACATCCCACTGGAGGCTCGCGCCCCCGGTTACGCCACGGATGCCGACGTGTGGGCGGCGCTGCGTTCTGGCGAGAAGGTCGCGATCGTTGATGCCAACACCTTTACGGCAGACGAGTTCGGGAACGACCCGGACGCCTTCGCCGCGCCGAAGGATGTCAGCATCGTGAACGGCACCTTCCCTGCTTTCCAGATCGAGGTCAACAGCCTCCAGTCGGGTGCGACCGAAACCTGGACCGTGATCGGTGCAATCGATTCCAAGGTGAGTACGCTATTCGGCATCTACACCTCGGATCAAGTGTTCGCTTCGGCATTCCCCCAGGCGGACTCCTCGACTCTGTTCGTCCAGCTGTCGCCGTCGGCACAGGGCAACGCCGACTCGATCGCGAAGCAGATCGAATCGGCCCTACTCACGAGCGGCGCGCAGGCCGATTCGATTCAGGACATCCTGGAGAGCTTCGTTGCTGTCCAGAACGGCATCTTCAAGCTGCTGCAGGGCTTCATGGGCCTGGGCTTGTTCGTCGGCATTGCCGCGCTGGGTGTGATCTCGTTCCGCTCAGTCGTCGAGCGCCGTCAACAGATCGGCATGTTGCGCGCGATCGGCTACCAGCGTGGCATGGTGGCAACGTCGTTCCTGCTTGAATCGCTGGTCATCGCTGGCCTGGGCGTAATCAGCGGCACCGTGCTGGCTCTGATCCTCTCCTACAACCTGATCAACGCTGACGACTTCTCCGAAGGTCAGACCTTCACCGGCTTCGTCATCCCGTGGGGCACGGTCCTCTTCTTCGTGATCGCCTCACTCGTCGCCGCCGCGATCATGACCTGGATCCCAGCCCGCAAGGCGTCGTCGGTCCCGATCGCCGAGGCGCTGCGCTACGAATAACCCCATCAGCACAATGTTCCACGTGAAACGGGCGGCCCACATGGGTCGCCTGTTTCGCTTAGCTGCGTGTGGTGTTCCACGTGAAACATCGCTTGACTTCCCCATCGTCTCGTACGGACAGGACCCGGCCCGTCCTCGCCGTGAGGCGACCCGTCGTTTGGATGGTCCCGCCCTGGTGCAACGCCACCGCATCAGGTCCGAAAGGTAGGGGCGTATCGCATACGCCCGGCCAGAAACACGATCATCCGGCACG
Proteins encoded in this region:
- a CDS encoding MATE family efflux transporter encodes the protein MSIRRRFSMASANGSHDITHEDDGLDQRQIRRDVIRIAWPSILENLLQSVLGMITILMVSRIGSAEVAAVGASQQLQMLFISAFFALSMGTTVIVAHAFGAGEHHRINIAAKQSTAAGLVLSIVVAIIVFALAHPMLAMLGAETNVIDAGARFQRISSIGYVFMAMMFILGGALRGVGDTRTPMLVTAGINVLNVVVALPLIFGFGPIPGLGLDGAAIGQVVSRMAGAAIMGWLLLRGMQGISIAGRDGWLPDLYYLKRLADISIPSMGESLLRSGGQILFVVIVFMLGTAVAAGHQIAQNAVFLSMFPGFGFSMAATALVGQSLGAKNPERAKAAALTATRACVVWMSVMGAAFFLFATPIMELSATGDDRQTIIDAGVAALRVIAFAQPIQAIGFVLAGALRGAGDTRFPMISTGVSMWIFRIPLAYAFAITLGLGLGGVYLAMATDNFILMMMNIWRYRQGRWLTSRLGPKSPDAPELSEPDRTPYIEPERELAGAGQAPPDALVRRKGL
- a CDS encoding ABC transporter ATP-binding protein, encoding MSTSTDTMVSENPATAATDQPIIKATGVIKTYHTGKVSVPALRGLDIQVNRGEMVAIMGASGCGKTTLLNCLSGLDTIDEGEILIAGQDLAHLPDDDRTEFRARNMGFVFQFYNLLPVLSAAENVELPLLVSGVKPKQARERALKILDRVGLGEWANHKPAELSGGQRQRVTIARALVNEPAIVWADEPTGDLDSETADDVMDLMIELNKTQQQTFVIVTHDPRIGAMTNRIVRMSDGRVISDGLPADH
- the ndk gene encoding nucleoside-diphosphate kinase, which encodes MALERTLIILKPDAVQRGLIGEILGRIERRGLKFVGLKLMQIDAELAERHYGVHKGKPFYEGLIEYITSGPVIVGVVEGPSAIDAVSNLVGATNPVAAAPGTIRADFAVTIGRNLIHRSDAADTAAHEVSIFFSEDEINAWDRDVDRWIIED
- a CDS encoding membrane protein, yielding MAIDNRSSFPVRLLMLLAGLFIFAVSMALSLQCNLGASSWTVLHDGISRQTPLSIGIVTQIVGLVMLLVSWAGGIRPGFGTLANMILIGSFLDLILWSGVIPEAESYPVRIAMLLASVIVIGLGSALYIKAGFGAGPRDSFMLVVHRRTGLRLGIARWMIEVTAVVFGIILGGDFGIGTIIFSMLVGFSVDWFFRLLGVRIVGPNRSAAQTAKA
- a CDS encoding tetratricopeptide repeat protein → MPDSVTPLARDLAAARDALTQGDDARAAAICDALLDRYPSYASAWLVRADIALHRDDANAAEAGYAAALAGRPDCSAVWFGLGRVAELRGRLDDALAFCQVAWELAPQHRNLRAHLTRLSSERTGVDGVLQLSSPALATLHAQAGRHERAAREFQAALARLPDRVDLRLGLLASLWHLGLDDDAASVADAVLQSHPLAAPALLIQADIDQRSGPGILVDRLVRRLRAVDPAGDLVQSTQDAHPQIDLSWLAPA
- a CDS encoding FtsX-like permease family protein, with translation MDSIFGLSMTTIMIVVLAIMGLCLLTTVVIALKNPVIFRMAIRNIPRRKAQTVLIMVGLMLATLIIAASLTTGDSIDHSITSSTYKGLGQVDETVAFVGNSGGEGTIAVNNLPIDASIADQLEAALADNPDIEAVMPVLTESVPILNVDKRLSEPSVVMTGVDPARVESFGGLETPNGDAIDFAALTAQTEPLPADAAALLEQFAAEVPGGLSIDPASLVVHPVVISQDLAKEIEASEGDLLVFFYNNQPQPVRVAAIGRGSLMTGFSASAQDSRILGFTMPLADVQQIIGLEGKARFIAISNRGGIEDGANLTDSVMPAIKDAVAGLENGDQLGVNPIKQDAIKGAETFGNIFMSLFIVLGLFSVAAGILLIFLIFMMLAAERRSEMGMARAVGMKRGHLVQGFIAEGTAYDLGAALLGAAAGVGVAFAIAIIMSRMVGDFFSISPHATWRSLVVAYALGVSVTFLTIIFASVRSSRLNIVAAIRDLPEEVNFSRGKRPAWTWWSKLPRIGPSIGISLISILWFPLEVIWNILLIPVKLIVWLLRILAHNVGWGPFLTVVGALLMLSGVAEKSIFQFSTGLTFVALGLSLFLSRYLPKRPVYTFFAALMLIFWLLPQNWSNAILPDLGNGGFEMFFVSGLSMVTFSTLIIMWNADMAVGIISMFGRTFSRWLPAVKTAIAYPLSSKGRTGLTIAMFSMVIFSLVTLTTINANFVELFSTDQADAGWDISVTTNPANPISDLKGALAGSDVNVDDFQAVGRVDSIALENSEIRNVGSEDWKRAVVSGMDAAYMDAADIPLEARAPGYATDADVWAALRSGEKVAIVDANTFTADEFGNDPDAFAAPKDVSIVNGTFPAFQIEVNSLQSGATETWTVIGAIDSKVSTLFGIYTSDQVFASAFPQADSSTLFVQLSPSAQGNADSIAKQIESALLTSGAQADSIQDILESFVAVQNGIFKLLQGFMGLGLFVGIAALGVISFRSVVERRQQIGMLRAIGYQRGMVATSFLLESLVIAGLGVISGTVLALILSYNLINADDFSEGQTFTGFVIPWGTVLFFVIASLVAAAIMTWIPARKASSVPIAEALRYE